The genomic stretch TTTAAATTACTTCAAGTCTCTTCTTGAAATTGAGAGCTTTGAGCGGCCATCTTCtcaatggcaatctcccaatcagcttttcttggtacctgttgctgaaactgttgttgaggttgttgatacggttgttgttgctgaggtcgaaattgttgttgttgtggttggttCTGCACATTTCCTTGTTAATCCTTCCatgagaaatttggatgatttttccaaCCCGGATTGTATGTATTTGAATAAGGGTTGTTCTGCCTTAGAAACTTGATCTCCTCAATTTGTTgtgcggttgcaacacaatgtGCGATAAGATGAGGTCCTCCATAAATTTCGCAATTACTAGCTTGAGTTGGTTGAACCGGTTGAACTTGTGCCACAGTTTGAGTATCAATAGCCATCTTCTTCAGTCTTCTTTCTACTTCAGTTGCTATTTGGTCTTCCATCTTCACCACTTGACTTGCCaatttcaggtcaattatccCTTCGGGTTGACTAACACTACGGTCATACAACTCCAAGTGCTCATTGGCTGCAATGGCTTCTATAATCTTTTTAATACCAGTGGTTGTTGTAAAGTTAGTTGAGCCACCAGCTACTGCgtcaatgagttgcttagtcttcatcTGAAGACCATTTACAAAATTCCGCATTTGCTCCGTTGCATCTATAttatgagtaggacatgcaaccaacaatcgtttgAACCTCTTATATGCATCTCCAagtgactctccttccttctgtttaaaattcactATGTCATACCTCTTTCGGATGTATATAGAGGCCGGAAAGTACTCATTGAGAAAAGTTGTTTCCATCTGTTGCCAAGTTGTGATGCTTCCACCAGGTAaagagtagaaccactcttcagcATCTTCTGACAATGTAAATGGAAACATCACCAGCTTCTTAGCTTCCTCAGAATGCCCCTCAATTTTTAACGAcgtagtcatagtcagaaacctttgcaaatgcttgttggcatcttcgtTAATTTTTCCTGAGAAATGTCTCCTTTCTAGTTGCCGTATCGTTGAGGGGTGAAGTTGAAAGTGGGCAACATTGACTGGTTCATTTACGATTGTCATCCTTCTAAGCGGGGCATTTTCTCCCCATAATCACCTAATAGTCTCTCCATAGGAGGTGGGTCAACTGCCATAGTTTCAGACTCGGTATCTGAATTTTCAGAATCAGAGTGTTCCGAATGAATTGAAATGGTTCCTTCTTTCTCAAAATCAGAAACTATCAGCAGTTCTTCTGTCGCTTCCAGTTTGTCGTGTCTAGCTTTTCTGAGTCGTGCTCGTAGCGATCgttctggttctgcgtcaaaaagaaattcacctgaggccttacctcgcataaaaaTATTAGACAATTGTTAGGATTAGCaaagtgaaataaataaaaaaataaaataaaataaagtaaaattttagttgcagagcaacaaaattccaattgaatAATTATTAACAGATAGTTTGGCAGTCCCCAACAACGatgccaaaaacttgatcgggaaaataacaagtgtactatttttaccgatgtagtaatgaaaaggaattatcctgagtatcgatctcgaggattgctTAGGAACTATCGGTGTTGATAACGATTCAATTAAACAAAAGAACCTTTGGTTGGTTGAGTTAAGAATAAATTGCTGTGTAAAATATAAAGGAAAAGTAGAGAATTTGTAACACAATACAGTTAAGCATGCTAGGTCCGGGGTGTATGAATTGCTTTGAAATAAACTTAATCCTTATTTTATAACATCTATGTTAGAATGATTCAATATTATTCTCAAGAGTagtttcccctaattccttagccagaaaccattaatattcaattttaaatcctaattccttagccattcaaaagaatattaatcacatatatgaatatcaagaatttcacatCATCACTATTCGATCCTTATTCCTAAGAGAAATTAGCGATGTTATTATACAAAGAGCGATAAAGGGATTTGTCCGACCTCCTTTACCCTCATATCAATACCTAATTTTCCAATACGACAAGCATTACGACCGTGTATAACAAATTGAATTCATAAAAACATAAATTTTCATAAAATTGTGGGAAGAAGGTTCATTACAAAtgcaattcagggacaccccctagcattggggggtttagctcGTCATAATATTCAAAGAAAGTACAAATTTAAGGTTAAACATTACAAGAGATTGGATAGCTTCGATCTTCCATTGCTTCCGCGCTTGATGATCTCCGTTCTCTAAAAACCTTGATTGCTCTTCTTCTCTTCGTAGAATTCTCTCCTCCCTCAATCCTTCTTTCCATTAGGTCTAAATAGTGCAGTACACATTACAGCCAAGAAAAAAGTCAaaaatgccctccgggatcaCTTACATGAGCGAAaacaaaaaatcagaaaattcAGCGCACTTgc from Lathyrus oleraceus cultivar Zhongwan6 chromosome 7, CAAS_Psat_ZW6_1.0, whole genome shotgun sequence encodes the following:
- the LOC127102638 gene encoding uncharacterized protein LOC127102638 gives rise to the protein MTTSLKIEGHSEEAKKLVMFPFTLSEDAEEWFYSLPGGSITTWQQMETTFLNEYFPASIYIRKRYDIVNFKQKEGESLGDAYKRFKRLLVACPTHNIDATEQMRNFVNGLQMKTKQLIDAVAGGSTNFTTTTGIKKIIEAIAANEHLELYDRSVSQPEGIIDLKLASQVVKMEDQIATEVERRLKKMAIDTQTVAQVQPVQPTQASNCEIYGGPHLIAHCVATAQQIEEIKFLRQNNPYSNTYNPGWKNHPNFSWKD